A genome region from Triticum aestivum cultivar Chinese Spring chromosome 2B, IWGSC CS RefSeq v2.1, whole genome shotgun sequence includes the following:
- the LOC123040407 gene encoding F-box/LRR-repeat protein At3g59200-like, which yields MASPNRGGGGRDRLSELPDGVIGHVLSFLPTKEAARAAVLARSWRHKFAYVHTISFVEYVAPFRGDDYTFYLNAGDRRSKNGAFLDDVNAALLCRRRCTGDRNAAPRAFRVHFGGYYDWDGPVVSQWLSHLLRRSGPELHLDLRLQLTVMGEHYAGEPDHHGGAVSEADDRCPVPYNHYVADMFTLPVSLFSSVAIRTLCLGGCDLDPPEIIRLPLLETLLLSSISELDCGGIQRLISCCPHLVDLTLEWCDTLTITVLDKHLRRLAIRCCHTLVSVTVDASELREFEYRGAVPAESLVTLHGARKISSCHIGFCGKKVRNGDFSRFRMFLEQFTATRHLHLVSTHLGSDIESESLTGFPS from the coding sequence ATGGCTTCGCCGAACCGCGGCGGAGGCGGCCGAGATCGGCTCAGCGAGCTGCCGGACGGCGTCATCGGCCACGTCCTCTCGTTCCTCCCCACCAAGGaggccgcccgcgccgccgtgcTCGCCAGGAGCTGGCGCCACAAGTTCGCCTACGTCCACACCATCTCCTTCGTGGAGTACGTTGCCCCCTTCCGCGGGGACGACTACACCTTCTACCTGAATGCCGGGGATCGCCGGAGCAAGAACGGGGCGTTCCTCGACGACGTCAATGCGGCTCTCCTCTGCCGCCGGCGCTGCACAGGCGACCGCAACGCCGCGCCGCGCGCCTTCCGCGTTCACTTCGGTGGTTACTACGACTGGGACGGGCCCGTTGTGAGCCAGTGGCTCTCCCACCTTCTGCGCCGGAGCGGGCCGGAGCTCCACCTTGACCTTCGCCTACAACTCACCGTCATGGGGGAGCACTACGCTGGGGAGCCGGACCACCACGGTGGCGCCGTCAGTGAGGCAGACGaccgctgccccgtgccctacaACCACTACGTAGCGGATATGTTCACGCTACCAGTAAGCCTCTTCTCTAGCGTGGCCATACGGACGCTCTGCCTCGGCGGCTGCGATCTGGATCCGCCGGAGATCATACGCCTGCCGCTCCTCGAGACGTTGCTCCTGAGCAGCATCAGCGAATTGGACTGCGGCGGCATCCAGCGGCTCATCTCCTGCTGCCCTCACCTCGTCGACCTTACGCTGGAGTGGTGCGACACTTTGACGATAACCGTCCTTGACAAGCACCTCCGTAGGCTCGCCATACGGTGCTGCCACACCCTGGTCAGTGTGACCGTCGATGCTTCGGAGCTGAGGGAGTTCGAGTACAGGGGTGCCGTGCCTGCGGAATCGCTCGTGACCCTCCACGGTGCGCGCAAGATATCTTCATGCCACATCGGCTTCTGCGGCAAGAAGGTTCGCAATGGAGATTTTTCCCGGTTCAGAATGTTCCTCGAGCAGTTCACCGCCACAAGGCATTTACATCTAGTGTCAACTCATCTCGGTTCAGACATTGAGAGTGAATCCCTCACGGGATTCCCCTCATAA